The Streptomyces sp. R28 region GCGTGAGCACAGCGCCCGCGCGGTCGACCAGCAGCGCCATCTCGTAGCCGACGAGGCCGATGTCGCACTCGGGGTGGGCGAGAACGGCCAGGGACGAACCGTCCGAGACGGACATGAGGAAGAGGAATCCCCGCTCCATCTCGACGACGGTCTGTGCCACGCTGCCGCCCTCGAAGATCCGGGAGGCCCCTGCCGTCAGCGAGGTCAGACCCGATGCGACGGCCGCCAGCTGGTCGGCACGGTCACGCGGGAAACCCTCGGACATCGCCAGCAGAAGACCGTCGGCGGATACGACGACGGTGTGGGACACACCCGGGGTGTTGTCCACGAAGTTGGTGATCAACCAGTTGAGGTTCTGTGCCGCCTGGCTCATCTGGCTCAACTAACGCTCCTGCTGGTGAGTGGGGTTCGGGAAGCTGCCGGTCTGGTCGTTACCGACCTGGCGACCTTGCGCGATACCCCGACGGAGATTGGTCAGCCGGCCGCGTACGTCGTCAGGCGCACGCGAGACAGCCGGACCGGATTGGTGCTGTTGCTGCTGAGCCGTGCCCGGGACGAGGTTCGCCCTGGGGACCCGGCGCGGCAGGCCGGAGGTGGTGACACCGCCGGCAGCCGGTTGCCGGACGCGTTCCGCCTGCCGGACGAGGTCGTCGTTCGGCGAGCTGCGCCAGGCGGTCGATGAGGTCCGCTGGGGGGCGGAGGGTGGTTGCGCCGGAGCCGCCGGAGCCTGCGGCTGCTGCGGGGCGGAGGCCGGAGCCGAGCCGCCCGCGCCGGGCTGACGCCCCTGCGGGCCGCCGTGGAACCAGTTGGTCTCCAGCGTGTCGTACAGCGGGGTACGGCCGTCACCGGGACCCGCCGGCGGCAACGCCTCGGGCTCCTGGCGGGCGGGCCGCTGCTGCGGACGCGGCGGGACCGGGGGCTGCGGGGCACCGAAGTCGGAACCGCCGCCGTACGTGCCGTTGACCTGGGGCCGCTCGAACTGCCCGGTGGGCTCGGGGTTCTGGCGTCCGGGCAGGGCGTGCTGGCCCGTCGAGCTGCCGTCGTACGCCTGCGGCGAGGGGAACTGGCCCGTCTGCGACGAGTTGTTCTGCCCGTTCGGGCTGCCGAAGACGTCCGAGCGGACGAACGGACCGGCGTTCTGCGGGTCGTACGCACCCGGGGCGGGGGCGTCGAAGTCCGGGCGGGCGAAGTCCGACGGGCCGGCGTTCGAGCCCGGGCCCTGGAGGTCGTCGATCCGCGGCATCCGGGAGGTCTGTGCGGGGTCCTCGTCGTGCCCGCGCGGAGCGTCGAGGGAGGCGCGCGGCACCTGAGGCTG contains the following coding sequences:
- a CDS encoding roadblock/LC7 domain-containing protein, whose protein sequence is MSQAAQNLNWLITNFVDNTPGVSHTVVVSADGLLLAMSEGFPRDRADQLAAVASGLTSLTAGASRIFEGGSVAQTVVEMERGFLFLMSVSDGSSLAVLAHPECDIGLVGYEMALLVDRAGAVLTPDLRAELQGSLLH